The sequence below is a genomic window from Qipengyuania flava.
GGCTTGCCCATTCGCGCGCCAAGGCGGCGCCAATGCCGGAGGACGCGCCGGTGATCCAGGCGGTCTTGCCTTCGAAACTCATATCTCTCCCCTCATGGATAGGTCACGGTCTTGGGCGCGCCGTCGGGCAGGGGGATGAACTCCTCCTCGTCGCCCGGCACCTTCGGGAAACGCCCCTGCCGCCAATCGTCTTTTGCCTGGTTGATGCGCTCGCGCCGCGAGCTCACGAAATTCCACCAGGCGTGGCGCTTCGTTTCGAACGCTTCGCCGCCCAGCAGCATGACCCGCGCACCGGTTTTCGTCTCCAGCGTCATGTCGCGGCCCGGCTGCAGCACGGCCAGTTGGTAGCGTTTGAGCACATGGCCATCGACCATCGCTTCGCCTTCGACCAGCATCACCGCGCGTTCGTCGGCCTCATCTTCCAGCGGGATCGCGCCGCCGGGCGCCAGGTGGATTTCGGCGTAGATCGTATCGGCGTAGGTCGTGGTTCCCGCGCGCTCGCCCCACAGCTCGCCCATGATGACGATGGCCTTGGCGCGCCCGTCCTCGATGACCGGCAGGTCGCTCACCGCCTCGAAAGCCGGGTCTATCTCCTCGCGCCCGTCAGGCAGCGCAAGCCAGGTCTGCATGCCGAACAGCTTGGGGCCTGCATCCTTTTCTTCCTTGGGCGAGCGCTCGGAGTGGACGATGCCCTTGCCCGCGGTCATCAGGTTCACCGTGCCGGGCCGGATGGTGGAAAAGGTGCCGAGGCTGTCTCGGTGATCGATTGCGCCTTCGAACAGCCAGGTTACCGTGGCGAGATTGATGTGCGGGTGCGGGCGCACCTCCATACCGGTGCCGATATCGAGCTGCGCGGGACCGAACTGGTCGACGAAAATAAAGGGGCCGACCATGCTGCGCGCCTTGGACGGCAAGACACGTCGGACCTCGAACTGCCCGAGATCGTGCGTCGTCGGTGTCAGCGTGAGGTCGATCTGGCTCATCCGAACATCTCCTTAAGCCTGCTGTGACGGTGCCGGAAAAAGCGGGCTACCGCCAGTTCTGCCACGCCCGGCGCGAAAAGTGGGTCGAACGCGAGCCGGTCGGTGACTGTGCTGGTATCTGCGTCGCCCGAGACTTCGCGTTCGTGCTTCCAGCTGCGCATGCCGGTCATCTGCGAATTCTCGACAAAGCCGAAGCGCCCTGAGGGCAGGTCTTCCGACAACTCGGAGAAGCAAAGCCGCGTTTTGCCCAGCGGAACCTTCCCAAGGGCGAGGAAGCGGCTGGTGAACATCGGTCTGCCGTCCGGTTGGAAGGTTTCCCTCAGGTCGTTCACGCCATCAGGCGCGGTCATGCGAACAAGGGGCCGCATCTCGTCGGCAATGCCGTTCATGGTGATGACCGTGTTCCAGACCGCTTGCGCTCCGCTGCTTAGTTCGGTTCGGAACTCGAGGTGCTTCACCGGATGCGCCTCAACCCGTCGGGGCCGACGCCTGGATGGCGAGGGCGTGGACCCGTTCGCCGGGAATGTCGCCGAGCGCCTTGTTGACCATGCGCTGGCGTTCCAGGCGGGACTTGCCGGCAAAAGCGGGCGCTTCGATCACGACGGTGAAATGCGATTCCCCGCTGCCGTCGTCGCCCGAATGTCCGGCATGGCTGGCGCTGTCGTTGATCACCTCGAGGCGGGTGGGGGCAAAGGCGTCCGTCAAAAGACGCTCCATTTCCTGCTGAACGGGTCCTGCCACGGGTTCGAATCTCCTTCTCGGGGGTTTTCTTAGCGCACTTCGCTCCCCATCCTAGAACGAATGCGCCAGTCAAAGTTTCACGGACGTTTTGAAGACACCGGCCGGGTGTGCGCCCATCCGGCGTGCCAAGAGCCGGGCGAGTTCCGCGCGCCAAGCGGACGCGGGCACGGTTTCGACGGCCCGGGCGAGTGGCGCTGGCTGTGCCTTGAACACGTTCGCGAATTCAACGCGGGATACGACTGGTTCGAGGGAATGAGCGCCGAAGAAATCTTCGCCGCGCAATCTCCGGCGTCCGGCTGGCGCACTGAGCAGCCGGCCTATCGCCCGACCGCAGGCGTCGACGGGATGCCGCGCTGGGCGGACTTTGACGATCCGCTCGAGGCGATCTCGGCCCGCGCCGCCGGCATCAAGAGCCGCGCGCGGCGCGAGGCGGAAATGGCAATGGACGGCCGCTTCAGCCGCGAGGAAGCCGAAGCGCTTGAGACCATGGGCCTTGGCCTCGACACCGACCGTCGCCGCCTGCGGCGTCGCTATTCGGAATTGGTGCGCCGCTATCACCCCGACCGCAACGGCGGGGACCGGCAGTACGAAACGCGCCTCAACCGCGTCGTCGAGGCCTACCAGACGCTGAGGAAGGCGCGGGCGATCGCCTAGCCCGCCAGCGCGGCTTCGATGCCGGCGTGATCGATCTTCACCATCTGCTGCATCGCTGCGAAGACGCGTCCTTTCGTTTCGGGGTCCTCGTGCCCGAGGCCCTCCATCAGGATGCGCGGCACGACCTGCCAGCGGATACCGAAGCGGTCCATGAGCCAGCTGCACGCCATGGGCGAACCGGTGTCGCCCAGCAGCGCGTCCCAATAGCGGTCGGTCTCCTCCTGCGTCTCCGTGAAGACCTGCAGCGACATGGCGTTAGAGAAGGTGTCGTCGGTGTTGCCGTTCATCGCCATCGTGGGAAGGCCAAGCAGGGTAAGGTCGATCGTCAACACGTCGCCTGCCTTGCCGCCCGGCGAGTCGGTCGGCGAACGGTTGACCGCGTGGATCTCGCTGTCCGGAAACAGGTCGCAATAGAAGCGCGCCGCTTCTTCCGCTCCCCTTTCGAACCACAGGCAAAGCGCCAGCTTGTTGTCAGCCATTGTTCTGTGCCTCCGCGATCAGCTTCATGTCGATGGCCTTCGCCTCGCGGTAAGCCGCGCGTTCGCGCAGGCGGTCGGCGTACGCGGTGAAGGCGGGGCGCTCGGGAATCGAGCCGAACTGGAGGCCCCAGTCGACCTGGCTGCCGACATAGACATCGGCCATCGTGAAGCGATCTCCGCACACGAAATTGCGATCGGCCAGCATTCGTTCGAGGCCGTCCATCGTCTTGTCGTAGCTGCCGAAGCCCGCCATTCCCGTCCGGTCGGCGGGCACTTCCCAGCCCATCGCCTTGGCGGTTACCGCCTGTTCCACCGGCCCCGCTGCGAAGAAGAAGAAGCGGAAGTAATCCGCCTTCTCGTGCTCCTGCGGCAGCAGGCCCGCTGCGGGATGTGTTTCGGCGAGATAGTGGCAGATTGCCGCGGCTTCGGTCACGACATGGATGTGATCGCCATCGTGGTGGTGGACCAGGGTCGGGACCTTGCCCATCGGGTTGGTTTGCCCAAGCGACGCGGGCCGGTTTTCGAAATCGACCAGTTCGGTTTCGTAATCCGCGCCGACCTCATGCAGCGCCCAGCGGGCTATCTGCCCCCGGCTCATCGGGTTGGTAAAGAAGGTGAAGTCCGCCATCAGTTGCGCCCCGTCGTGTAAAGGAGCGAGAACCCGCCCCACATCATGCGCATTCCGTCAAATGCCATCTCGCCCATTTCCTCCTCCCAGAACGCGTCGTTTTCCATCTTCGCATGGGCCTCGTCGGCGGTCGCCTTGTCCGGCCAGATCATCCAGCTGAAGACGATCCTCTCGCCCGGCTCGGCCTTCGTCGCCTTGCGGAAATCGGTCACCTTGCCGTCGGGGACGTCCACTTCCCATGTCTCGACGATCTCGGTGACGCCGTATTCGCGGAACTTCGCGCCGGCCTTTTCCGCCTGCTCGCGATAGGCCTCCTTGTTGCCTTCGGGCACGGCGATCAGGAATCCCTGGACATACATGGCTGCTCTCCTCTCAAACGCGAAGATAGCAGGCCCATGCTAAATCCCCGCGTCAATTCTGGCGGAAGGCCCAGCGCAGCGTCTTGCCCATGCCCCAGGTCGCCGCGCGCGCCGGTATGCCGGTGAGGCCGGGGCGCTCCAGCCCCAGCATCGAGCGCGCGAAGGGCGGCAGCAGGGCGACGGCCTCGGCGCCGAGCAGAGCCTGCACAGCAGGCGGGGCGCCTTGCGGGCGTTGAGTCAGGACGAGATCGGCCACCTCGCGCGCGGCGGGCGAGCTCGACAGGTCGGCGCGGAGCTCCCGAAAGATCGCTTCGGCTTCGCGGCGGTTCTCGGGTACCGGATCGGCGCCCAGCGCGCGGGCGACCAGCGCGAATTGGCGGTAGTATTCGTCCTGCTCGCTTCCCGGCATGTCCGGGCGGACATGGCGCAGATAAGCGGCCAGGAAACTGGTCGATTCGGCGACATGGACCCAGGCCAGCGTGCGCGGGTCCTGCGCCGAATAGGGCGCTCCGTCGGGCAGGGTGCCGGAGACCTTGGCGTGGATCCGGTTCACCCGCTCGATCGCCGCCATGGCGTCATCCCGGTGGCCGAAGCTGGTCACGGCGATGAAGCGCGCCGTGCGGCGCAGGCGGCCATGCATGTCGGAGCGAAAGTTCGAATGGTCGAGCACGCCCTGCAACGCATGCGGGTGGAGCATCTGCAGAAGCAGCCCGCGAATGCCGCCGACCATCATGGACACGACATCGGCGTGGACCATGCGGATCGGCGTATCCTTTAGAAACAACGCGTCCGCGTCGGAAACGGGCACCGGCTTCTCGCCGCCTTCGACATCGTTGAACACCCCGCGCACCCGCTCGACGAGCGTCTGGCGGAAGCGTTCGGAGAGCGGCGTCGGCGGCATTGGTAGGCCACTATGCGCAGCCCCGGCGGGCGAGTCGAGCGCGGCTTGGGCCGACCTGCAAATTTCGTTGCTTGCAGCTACCTATCCATCCGTCTAACCCGCTTGGCGCGATGAACGATATGACCGACAAAAGCTTCGACGCTGCCGCGAAAACCGTCCTCCCCGCGCCCGACACCACGGTCGATGTGCGCGAGACCTTCGGGATCGATATCGACTGGCAGGTGCCCGCCTTCTCCAAGCCGGACGAGCGCACCCCCGATCTCGACGAAGCCTATGTCTTCGATCCGGACACGACGCTGGCGATCCTTGCAGGCTTTGCCCACGACCGCCGCGTGATGGTGCAGGGCTATCACGGCACGGGTAAGTCGACCCACATCGAACAGGTCGCCGCGCGCCTCAACTGGCCGTGTATCCGCATCAACCTCGATGCGCACATCAGCCGTATCGACCTTGTCGGCCGCGACGCGATCGTGCTGCGCGACGGCCTGCAGGTCACCGAGTTCCGCGAAGGCCTGCTGCCCTGGGCGCTGCAGCACCCGGTTGCGCTGGTGTTCGACGAATACGATGCGGGCCGCCCGGACGTGATGTTCGTAATCCAGCGCGTGCTCGAACAGCAGGGCAAGCTGACGCTGCTCGACCAGAACCGCGTGATCCGCCCCGATGCGAACTTCCGCCTGTTCGCCACCGCCAACACGGTCGGCCTCGGCGATACGAGCGGACTTTATCACGGGACGCAGCAGATCAACCAGGGCCAGATGGACCGCTGGAACATCGTGGTTGGCCTCAACTACCTGCCGGCCGAGACCGAGCAGAAGATCGTCGAGGCGAAGAACCCGGATATCGATCCCAAGATCCTTGGCGACATGATCAAGGTGGCCGACCTGTCGCGCCAGGGCTTCATCAATGGCGATATCAGCACGGTGATGAGCCCGCGTACGGTCATCACCTGGGCGCAGAACTACGCCATCTTCAAGGATGTCGGCTTCTCGTTCCGGCTTTCCTTCCTCAACAAATGCGACGAAGAAGAGCGCATGCTGGTGGCCGAATACTACCAGCGAGTCTTTGGCGACGACCTGCCCGAAAGCGTGGTGGGCTAGCCGCCTTCAAGGGGAGGGTCGCTTATGTTCTCCGTGATTGCCGCTGCGCTGGTTGCTGCCAGCCAGCCCGTCGCCGCGCCTGCTGCCGAGGAAGCGCCGCAGCCGGTCTCGAGGCCTGAGGGCGCGGAAAAGCCTGCCGAGCTTACCCGCGAACTGCGCGCCAAGATCACCCCGCCGACCTTCGTATCGGGTGACCGCGCCCCCTATCCCGAGGAAGCCAAGGCGCTGGGCCATCACGGCGAGGCACGGGTCTCCGTCACGATCGACGAGACCGGTTCCGTCACTGCCGCTGAAATTCGCAAGTCGACCAAGTCGGAGCTGCTCGACGCCTCGGCGCTTGCCACGGCACGCTCGGCCCGGTTCACACCGGCCCTCGACGCTGATGGCGAGCCCATGCCGCTGTCCTTCGTGGTGCCCTACGAATTCTACAAGTCGAAATCGTCCGAGCCGGGCGGCGGGCTGGTTCGCTACAGCTGCGCCGATTTCACTCTGGATACGGATTGGTGGGAAAGCCTTGAACAGGTCGATGACCGCGGCCGGCCGGAAAAGACGCAGCTCGAAAATATGCTTCTGGGTCTGCGGACCATCGTGGCCGGGCGCGGGGAGCTTATCCCCACCGATCCCAAGCGCTTCCTCCAGATGATGGAGGATCACCGCAAGGGCTGGGCAAAGGCGCGCGAGAAGTGCCGCGCCAATCCGGACAAGCTGTTGATCGACTATCTGGACAACCGCAAGGCGATCGAGCGTTTGTCCGAGATGACCGCGCGCGAACGGCGCTAGTCCGGTTGCGATGGGTTCATCGCGCACCCCCTATGAATCGCTGTGTTGTTAGTCTAACACAGTAGGCAATGGGTTTTCTCGATTCCTTCCGGCGCAGGCCCGATGCGGGCGAAGAGCGGCCCTCGCACGCCGGCTATTACGCCACGCATGACACGCTCGACTACGACAGCTGGGATGACCGGCTGGACCGTCTCGACAGCGCGCTGGCGGCCGAGGAGAAGAAGCGCACGCGTTGGTGGCAGCGCGAGTACTGGCGCGGCCGCCGCAAGCGCTGGTGGGCGGGGCGGCTCGTGCTGGGCGCGCTGGCGCTGGTCCTGGTGCTCTTCGCCTGGCTGGCGATCACCGCGCCTTTGTCGAAGTCCCTCGAACCCATTGCCGCGCCGCAGATTACCCTGCTGGCCGCCGATGGCACGCCGATTGCCCGCAACGGGGCCATTACCGACGAGCCGGTCGAGGTGGCGCAGCTCCCGCCCCATGTGATCGAGGCTTTCCTGGCGACCGAGGACCGGCGCTTCTATTCGCATTGGGGCGTCGACCCGCGCGGCATTGCGCGCGCGGCGATCACCGGCACGGGCGGTGGTAGCACGATCACGCAGCAGCTGGCGAAGTTCACCTTCCTCACGCCCGAACGCACCCTGACCCGCAAGGCGCGCGAGGCGCTGATCGCCTTCTGGCTGGAAGGGTGGCTGACCAAGGACGAGATTCTCAGCCGCTACCTCTCCAACGCCTATTTCGGCGACAATGTGTACGGGTTGAGAGCCGCGAGCCTGCACTATTTCTACCGCAAGCCGGAGAACCTCAAACCCAACCAGGCCGCCATGCTGGCCGGGCTGCTGCAGGCGCCCAGCGCCTACAATCCGACCAAGCATTACGACAGGGCCGAACGGCGCATGCGCATCGTGATCCAGTCGATGGTCGATGCCGGCTACATCACCGAAGCCGAAGCGCGGGCGATGAAACCGCCGGCGCTCGACGTGCGCACGCGCAACGATTTGCCCACCGGCACCTATTTCGCCGACTGGGCGCTGCCCGAAGCGCGCGAGTTCACCGAACAGGGCTACGCCCGCCAGACGCTGACCACGACGCTCGACAGCCGGCTTCAGGCGATCGCACGCCAGGTGACCCAGCGCGCGCCGCTGGGCGAAGCGCAGGTGGCGCTGGTGGCCATGCGGCGGAACGGGGAAGTCGTCGCGATGATCGGGGGCAAGGACTACGCCAAAAGCCCCTTCAACCGCGCCACCCAGGCCAAGCGCCAGCCCGGCTCCACGATCAAGACCTTCGTCTATCTCGCGGCCCTGCGGAACGGCTGGTCGCCTGACGACAGCGTGGCCAACACCGAGATCACCGAAGGCAGCTACCGCCCGCGCAACGCCAACGGGCGGTATTCGGACAGCATCACCCTGCGCGATGCGCTCGCCCAGTCGAGCAATGTCGCAACGCTGCGCCTGTTCAACGAAGTCGGTTCGGAGCGGGTCATTGCCACCGCGCGCGACTTCGGGATCGAGGCGGAGTTCGTCGAAGGCGATCCGAGCATTGCGCTTGGCTCGACCAGCATGAGCCTGATCGAGCTGACCTCCGCCTATGCCGGGATTGCCGCGAACAGCTTCCCGATCGAGCCGCACGCCTTTGCACGCGAGGAATCGAGCTGGTGGGACCGGCTGTGGGACGGCTCGAAATCGCTATCGGGCGGCACGCATGGCGATATCGAGGACATGCTGCGCGGCGCGATCAACAACGGCACCGGGCGAGCGGCCATGCTGCGCGGGCCGAATTTCGGCAAGACGGGGACCAGCCAGGACAACCGCGACGCGCTCTTCGTGGGCTATGCGGGCGACCTGGTGGTCGGCGTATGGATCGGCAATGACGACAATTCGCCGCTGAAAGGCGGTATCAGCGGCGGCGGCTTGCCGGCGCGCATCTGGCGCGACTTCATGAACCGGGCAATGAACGTGGGCGCCGTCTCAAGCCAGCCAGCCCCGCGCGAACAGGACGATCCGGGCGGCCCGATCGAACCGCTCGACGTGCCGGACCTTGAGGACATCCCGATTGGCGACGGCAACTCGCGCCTGCGCATCCGCGACGGCGAAGCCACCTTCTCGACCGAAATCGACGGCATTCCGGTGGACATCACCTTTGGCGGCGAGAACGGCGTCGCGATCGATGAGGAAGCGATAGAGGAAGCGCGCCGCCGCGCCGACGAGCGCCGCTACGAAGCGATCCGCAACCGGCGCGACGAGCGCCTTCGCGAACTGGAAGAGGGCGCGCCGAACTAGCCGTCGGTTTCCGCCATCAGCACGTTCATCACCGCGGTCGCGATGGGGCGGGAGGGATCGTCCTGCCAGGCTTCGACCGTGATATTGGCGCTGCGCCGGCCCAGCTTGGTGATCCGGCCCTTGGCATAGCTGGTCCGGCTCTTTCCGGCGGCAAGGTATTGCACCGTGATGTTGATCGGCTTGAGAGCGGCCTTGCGGTCAAGCCTTGCGAGTTCGGCCCGCAGGGCCGAATAGCCTGCGGTTTCCAGCAGGCCCCCGGTCGCGCCGCCATGATAGTGCTCGGGCCGGCCTTCGACGGTCTCTTCAAACGGCACCATCATGACGGGCGTGCCGTCTTCCCAGCGATCGAGCGTGATGCCGAGCGAACGGGCGTAGGGCGTCAGGGCTTCGACTTCGTTCGTGTCCGACATGTCAGAGCCTCGCATTCGATGCGATCTTCATGAAGACCGCCTGGATATGGGCCACCGGATCGCCCGAATCGCCATCGTGGGCGAGCCCGCGCACGAAGGCCGCGCTGCGGGTTATGCGATAGCATTGGGAGCGACCGAACACGCTGGCCCCTTCGCGCGCCGGTCGAACGTAATCGACCCGCAGGTCGAGCGTTGCGATGGCCTGGAAATCGTCCATCGCGCGCCAGATCGCCATGCCGCTGGCCATGTCCATCAGGCTGAGGATCGGGCCGGAGGCGAGCACGCGCTGGCCGTCTTCGCCCAGCAGGTCCTCGCGCCAGGGCAGTTCCAGTTCGACCCAGTCGTCGCCGTGGTCGGAGTATTTGAGTCCAAGCCAGCCGGAATGCCCGCGTCCCGTGAAGAAGGACGTGGCCTTGGCCGGATCGAATTTGCGTGCGTCGTCGCTCATCGTTTCCGGCGATAGCCGTGCGGTTCCCCGCCTTACAATGTTTTAATTTCACGTCGTCCGACCACGCAGCCAGCCTTTGCTCACGGCGGACGAGGACACGGGGTCGAGGTCCGCTCGCATCTACGGAGAAATCCATGAATCTTCCCAAAATCGACATGAGCAGTCTTCCCGATCTTGACGCTGCAACCGGCCTGTTCGGCAGCTTTTCCGCCGGTTCGGACGACACGATCGTGGTGATCATGGTCTATGTTTACGACCACATGCTCGTCGAAATGCTGCTCTGACGGGCGGCGCAGGAATGCATTTCGAACCGACTTTGGAAACGCTGCGCGGTGATGGGGCCGCGCAGCACGCACGCCAGGCGAAAGTAGCCGAAGCCGTGGCGCAGTGCCGTGAGGACGCAGCGCTGCAACCGGTCCTGGAGGCGCTCGAGGCCTATGGCGCGGGCGCGGCGCTGGAGGATTGCGCCGCTCTTGTCGCCCTATGCGAGTGCGACGGGGCAGCGCGGGACGCCATGACGCCGCTGGTCGATCACCTGGTCACTTTGTTTCGCGAAGAGCCGCTCGCCGAACTGCTGTTTCGTCACCAGTCGCGCGAGGGTTTCCATCTCGTGCAGCTCGCCGGGAAGGGACGAGCGACTCTCAGCCTTGCCTTGCACGAGGAGCGCGACGCCACTCAGGACGCGCCGCTCGCGACATTCCCGGATGCCGAACGGCACGAGATCGTACTGGCCGGAGCAGCTGATCTCGAACTCGTGGAGATCCTTGCAGACCACGGTGAGCGCGTCGCTATAGATCGCGAACCGCGCCGTGTGGTTGCAGGGGAATGCCTCGCCTTCAGCGGGCCGGACCAATCCCGCCGCATCGTGCAGGTACACGGCCTGCTCCTCACCTTGCGGCTTGCGCGAATACCGGCGCAGCCGAGGCCCACGCGGCAGTTCGATCTCGCCACCGGACGCCTCGTGCACCGTGCGAGCGGGGATCGGCGCGAAAGCCGTCAGGAGATGATGATTGCCCTGCTTGGCCGCATGGGACGATCCGATGCGGCCCCTGTGCTTGCCGATGCGGCACGCGAGGGTAGCGCGCATTTCCGCTGGCAGGCGCTTCGCGAATGCCTCGCGCTCGATGCGGGCGCCGGCTTCCCGGTTCTCCGCGCCATCGCGGCCGATCCGCTGGATCCGCTAGCCGCGCATGCAGGGGCGGTGCAGGCCCAGCTGCTCGAAGCCCATCCCGAACTTGCCCGCCTGGAGGCTACCCCATGCCCCGCGTGATCGCGAACAGAGAGAGCGACGTCGCCTCGCTCGAAGCAACAATCGAAGCGCTCGCCGCGGGTTTCGATCCGCGCGACGTAGGCGACACCGACCGTGCAGCAGGGGTGCTGGAGCGGCTCGCCAACAACCGCAGCTTCCTTGGCGATCTGCTGATCGATCAGCTGCGCGAACGTCACCGCGACACCTTCGAAGACAGCGCCTACGGCCCGCAGGCGATCGTCCTGTCTCCGCTGGTCGGCGGCTGCTTCTTGCGCGCCAACATCTGGCCGGCCGAAAGCGAGAGCAGCCTCAGATCGAGCGGGGCCGACAGCTTCGTCTATGGCCTGCCGCACGATCACAATTTCGACTTCCTCACGGCGGGCTATTTCGGCCCCGGCTATCGCAGCGACTATTACGAGATCGATTATGGGGCGATTGCCGGTTTCCGGGGGGAGCACGCCGCCATGCGCTTTGTCGAACGCAGCGCGCTGAGCGAAGGCAAGCTCATGCACTACCGCGCGCATGTGGACGTGCATTCGCAGCTACCGCCGGAAGCAACCTCA
It includes:
- a CDS encoding glutathione S-transferase family protein encodes the protein MADFTFFTNPMSRGQIARWALHEVGADYETELVDFENRPASLGQTNPMGKVPTLVHHHDGDHIHVVTEAAAICHYLAETHPAAGLLPQEHEKADYFRFFFFAAGPVEQAVTAKAMGWEVPADRTGMAGFGSYDKTMDGLERMLADRNFVCGDRFTMADVYVGSQVDWGLQFGSIPERPAFTAYADRLRERAAYREAKAIDMKLIAEAQNNG
- a CDS encoding DnaJ domain-containing protein, with protein sequence MRQSKFHGRFEDTGRVCAHPACQEPGEFRAPSGRGHGFDGPGEWRWLCLEHVREFNAGYDWFEGMSAEEIFAAQSPASGWRTEQPAYRPTAGVDGMPRWADFDDPLEAISARAAGIKSRARREAEMAMDGRFSREEAEALETMGLGLDTDRRRLRRRYSELVRRYHPDRNGGDRQYETRLNRVVEAYQTLRKARAIA
- a CDS encoding transposase, translated to MPRVIANRESDVASLEATIEALAAGFDPRDVGDTDRAAGVLERLANNRSFLGDLLIDQLRERHRDTFEDSAYGPQAIVLSPLVGGCFLRANIWPAESESSLRSSGADSFVYGLPHDHNFDFLTAGYFGPGYRSDYYEIDYGAIAGFRGEHAAMRFVERSALSEGKLMHYRAHVDVHSQLPPEATSVSLNIMRVDAGQDWFDQYGFDLDSSAVTGVLNPSASETFLRCAVAFGGDSALDLAEHFGRSHPSGRMRLASFEARSGLLQCTEDRDALWREAEGAGNLMLAREAQMRRAALQL
- a CDS encoding DUF1428 domain-containing protein; translated protein: MYVQGFLIAVPEGNKEAYREQAEKAGAKFREYGVTEIVETWEVDVPDGKVTDFRKATKAEPGERIVFSWMIWPDKATADEAHAKMENDAFWEEEMGEMAFDGMRMMWGGFSLLYTTGRN
- a CDS encoding BolA family protein gives rise to the protein MAGPVQQEMERLLTDAFAPTRLEVINDSASHAGHSGDDGSGESHFTVVIEAPAFAGKSRLERQRMVNKALGDIPGERVHALAIQASAPTG
- a CDS encoding oxygenase MpaB family protein codes for the protein MPPTPLSERFRQTLVERVRGVFNDVEGGEKPVPVSDADALFLKDTPIRMVHADVVSMMVGGIRGLLLQMLHPHALQGVLDHSNFRSDMHGRLRRTARFIAVTSFGHRDDAMAAIERVNRIHAKVSGTLPDGAPYSAQDPRTLAWVHVAESTSFLAAYLRHVRPDMPGSEQDEYYRQFALVARALGADPVPENRREAEAIFRELRADLSSSPAAREVADLVLTQRPQGAPPAVQALLGAEAVALLPPFARSMLGLERPGLTGIPARAATWGMGKTLRWAFRQN
- a CDS encoding PaaI family thioesterase, whose product is MSDDARKFDPAKATSFFTGRGHSGWLGLKYSDHGDDWVELELPWREDLLGEDGQRVLASGPILSLMDMASGMAIWRAMDDFQAIATLDLRVDYVRPAREGASVFGRSQCYRITRSAAFVRGLAHDGDSGDPVAHIQAVFMKIASNARL
- a CDS encoding AAA family ATPase, whose protein sequence is MNDMTDKSFDAAAKTVLPAPDTTVDVRETFGIDIDWQVPAFSKPDERTPDLDEAYVFDPDTTLAILAGFAHDRRVMVQGYHGTGKSTHIEQVAARLNWPCIRINLDAHISRIDLVGRDAIVLRDGLQVTEFREGLLPWALQHPVALVFDEYDAGRPDVMFVIQRVLEQQGKLTLLDQNRVIRPDANFRLFATANTVGLGDTSGLYHGTQQINQGQMDRWNIVVGLNYLPAETEQKIVEAKNPDIDPKILGDMIKVADLSRQGFINGDISTVMSPRTVITWAQNYAIFKDVGFSFRLSFLNKCDEEERMLVAEYYQRVFGDDLPESVVG
- a CDS encoding pirin family protein, whose amino-acid sequence is MSQIDLTLTPTTHDLGQFEVRRVLPSKARSMVGPFIFVDQFGPAQLDIGTGMEVRPHPHINLATVTWLFEGAIDHRDSLGTFSTIRPGTVNLMTAGKGIVHSERSPKEEKDAGPKLFGMQTWLALPDGREEIDPAFEAVSDLPVIEDGRAKAIVIMGELWGERAGTTTYADTIYAEIHLAPGGAIPLEDEADERAVMLVEGEAMVDGHVLKRYQLAVLQPGRDMTLETKTGARVMLLGGEAFETKRHAWWNFVSSRRERINQAKDDWRQGRFPKVPGDEEEFIPLPDGAPKTVTYP
- a CDS encoding VOC family protein — its product is MADNKLALCLWFERGAEEAARFYCDLFPDSEIHAVNRSPTDSPGGKAGDVLTIDLTLLGLPTMAMNGNTDDTFSNAMSLQVFTETQEETDRYWDALLGDTGSPMACSWLMDRFGIRWQVVPRILMEGLGHEDPETKGRVFAAMQQMVKIDHAGIEAALAG
- a CDS encoding PaaI family thioesterase, with translation MSDTNEVEALTPYARSLGITLDRWEDGTPVMMVPFEETVEGRPEHYHGGATGGLLETAGYSALRAELARLDRKAALKPINITVQYLAAGKSRTSYAKGRITKLGRRSANITVEAWQDDPSRPIATAVMNVLMAETDG
- a CDS encoding transglycosylase domain-containing protein is translated as MGFLDSFRRRPDAGEERPSHAGYYATHDTLDYDSWDDRLDRLDSALAAEEKKRTRWWQREYWRGRRKRWWAGRLVLGALALVLVLFAWLAITAPLSKSLEPIAAPQITLLAADGTPIARNGAITDEPVEVAQLPPHVIEAFLATEDRRFYSHWGVDPRGIARAAITGTGGGSTITQQLAKFTFLTPERTLTRKAREALIAFWLEGWLTKDEILSRYLSNAYFGDNVYGLRAASLHYFYRKPENLKPNQAAMLAGLLQAPSAYNPTKHYDRAERRMRIVIQSMVDAGYITEAEARAMKPPALDVRTRNDLPTGTYFADWALPEAREFTEQGYARQTLTTTLDSRLQAIARQVTQRAPLGEAQVALVAMRRNGEVVAMIGGKDYAKSPFNRATQAKRQPGSTIKTFVYLAALRNGWSPDDSVANTEITEGSYRPRNANGRYSDSITLRDALAQSSNVATLRLFNEVGSERVIATARDFGIEAEFVEGDPSIALGSTSMSLIELTSAYAGIAANSFPIEPHAFAREESSWWDRLWDGSKSLSGGTHGDIEDMLRGAINNGTGRAAMLRGPNFGKTGTSQDNRDALFVGYAGDLVVGVWIGNDDNSPLKGGISGGGLPARIWRDFMNRAMNVGAVSSQPAPREQDDPGGPIEPLDVPDLEDIPIGDGNSRLRIRDGEATFSTEIDGIPVDITFGGENGVAIDEEAIEEARRRADERRYEAIRNRRDERLRELEEGAPN
- a CDS encoding energy transducer TonB; translation: MFSVIAAALVAASQPVAAPAAEEAPQPVSRPEGAEKPAELTRELRAKITPPTFVSGDRAPYPEEAKALGHHGEARVSVTIDETGSVTAAEIRKSTKSELLDASALATARSARFTPALDADGEPMPLSFVVPYEFYKSKSSEPGGGLVRYSCADFTLDTDWWESLEQVDDRGRPEKTQLENMLLGLRTIVAGRGELIPTDPKRFLQMMEDHRKGWAKAREKCRANPDKLLIDYLDNRKAIERLSEMTARERR